One genomic segment of [Pasteurella] aerogenes includes these proteins:
- a CDS encoding Protein involved in cell division: MDKFSRIDKLKHKIAQYRPLSAAGVQRLREEFIIESSYNSNAIEGNTITLRETVLILKEGITIAEKSIREHLDIIGFKDAFNYIYELVANNEPLTERTIKDIHSLVLMSNAENRGVYRKIPVRILGAENEPTAPYLIAEEMQRLIEKYQQKLTALHPIEAISWLHLAFESIHPFIDGNGRTGRLLINFELLKQGYLPIDIKFTNRAKYYQCFDDFHKNQQDVSSLAELISDYELGELERYLAILKQR; the protein is encoded by the coding sequence ATGGATAAATTCTCTCGTATAGATAAGTTAAAACACAAGATCGCGCAATATCGTCCGCTTTCCGCGGCTGGAGTACAACGCTTGCGAGAAGAGTTTATTATTGAGAGCAGCTATAATTCTAATGCGATTGAAGGTAATACAATCACATTGCGAGAAACGGTGCTGATTTTAAAAGAAGGCATTACCATTGCGGAAAAGTCAATTCGTGAGCATTTGGATATTATCGGTTTTAAAGATGCGTTTAATTATATTTACGAATTAGTGGCAAATAATGAGCCATTAACTGAACGCACGATTAAAGATATTCATTCTTTGGTATTAATGAGCAATGCGGAAAATCGTGGCGTTTATCGCAAAATTCCTGTACGTATTTTAGGCGCAGAAAATGAGCCAACCGCACCTTATTTAATTGCGGAAGAAATGCAACGCTTAATTGAAAAATATCAGCAAAAACTGACCGCACTTCACCCAATTGAAGCCATTAGCTGGTTACATTTGGCGTTTGAGAGTATTCACCCTTTTATTGATGGTAACGGGCGAACTGGGCGATTGCTGATTAATTTTGAATTGCTTAAACAAGGTTATTTACCGATTGATATTAAATTTACGAACCGAGCAAAATATTATCAATGTTTTGATGATTTTCATAAAAATCAGCAAGATGTAAGTAGTTTGGCTGAGCTGATTAGTGATTATGAGTTAGGTGAGTTGGAAAGGTATCTGGCGATTTTAAAACAGAGATAA